The following proteins come from a genomic window of Planctomycetota bacterium:
- the yidC gene encoding membrane protein insertase YidC, which translates to MQRFAITLLLVVIAVGITVAMAFRSGSTAPDASTAKPAVSTTDGAPPAPDKAGESAKPPGEGTQTPAAVPDDVKPISGLKVVDVTEKQDEPVIGSTEKDEQTNPYNLEAKFTPWGGGIKHVLLSRYSTSVQDHIPYPLQQQQVYSHDDATGATSYQYPMAAYAVVINGGDPVYVYGSRWQVDREKTTATTAVFHLTIADAADKPVLRLTRTWSLPVGRYDLDLHQTFENLTDGPLSVRFTQLGPVDLQTEGGYIGDRRKVVECYLQPSLSNPKSKHLTTNGHHLRRQNVVSQKTDTLWPDPKDAEDSGRDLAWVAMTNRYFAAAVHTTVDEKVEGILPLQSEFNTVRRMTWGGPKDTDKSMALLMDSVPMRIDAGKSAALELELFAGPMDSDLLKNDPLYVRLDLGDVIEFNLGGFCAFCTFAWLANGLLAFLQFLHWIVRDWGLAIMGLVAIVRTILHPLTKRSQVNMMKVSRQMASLKPELERLKVKYKDNPQKLNQETMALYREKNVNPAAMGLGCLPMLFQMPIWFALYAMLFFAIQLRHQPAFYDVFHSIGQWFGFNWQFLRDLSSQDNFITFPETHLGFVTISSINIIPILMSFVFFIQQKYTTQTTPAMNEQAEQQQKMMKFIAPLFPFLFYKMPCGLTLYILVSTSVGIIESKRVRAHIKEMEDRGDFDAGSMGKGGGNSPKSGGFWDRVMKAAEERQRQAQAAKGGGPGPRGGKRRK; encoded by the coding sequence ATGCAACGCTTCGCCATTACTTTGCTTCTTGTCGTCATCGCCGTCGGCATCACCGTCGCGATGGCGTTCCGTTCCGGTTCGACCGCGCCAGACGCTTCGACGGCCAAGCCCGCGGTTTCCACCACGGACGGCGCCCCGCCCGCGCCTGACAAGGCCGGGGAATCCGCCAAGCCCCCCGGCGAGGGAACCCAAACGCCCGCCGCCGTCCCCGACGATGTGAAGCCGATTTCGGGCCTCAAGGTCGTCGACGTCACCGAAAAACAGGATGAGCCCGTCATCGGCTCCACCGAAAAGGACGAGCAGACCAACCCGTACAATCTCGAGGCCAAGTTCACGCCCTGGGGCGGCGGCATCAAACATGTGCTCCTGTCGCGCTACTCGACGAGCGTGCAGGACCACATCCCCTATCCGCTTCAACAGCAGCAGGTCTATTCGCATGACGACGCCACCGGCGCGACAAGCTATCAGTACCCGATGGCCGCCTATGCCGTGGTGATCAACGGCGGGGACCCGGTCTACGTCTACGGGTCGCGCTGGCAGGTTGATCGCGAAAAGACCACCGCCACGACCGCCGTGTTCCATCTGACGATCGCCGACGCCGCGGACAAGCCGGTGCTGCGCCTGACGCGCACATGGTCGCTGCCCGTCGGTCGATACGATCTGGACCTGCATCAGACGTTCGAGAATCTGACGGACGGTCCGCTGAGCGTGCGGTTCACCCAGCTTGGGCCGGTCGATCTGCAAACCGAAGGCGGATATATCGGCGACCGGCGCAAGGTCGTCGAGTGCTATCTTCAACCGTCGCTTTCCAACCCCAAGTCCAAACACCTGACGACGAACGGCCATCATCTGCGCCGCCAGAACGTCGTCAGCCAGAAGACCGACACGCTCTGGCCCGATCCCAAGGACGCCGAAGATTCGGGGCGCGACCTGGCATGGGTCGCCATGACCAACCGTTACTTCGCCGCCGCCGTGCACACGACGGTCGATGAAAAGGTCGAAGGCATCCTTCCGCTCCAGTCGGAGTTCAACACGGTACGGCGGATGACATGGGGCGGGCCCAAGGACACGGACAAGTCGATGGCGCTGCTCATGGACAGCGTGCCGATGCGGATTGACGCGGGCAAGTCGGCGGCGCTTGAGCTTGAGCTTTTCGCCGGGCCGATGGATTCGGACCTGCTCAAGAACGATCCGCTGTACGTGCGGCTCGATCTGGGCGACGTCATCGAGTTCAACCTCGGCGGGTTCTGCGCGTTCTGCACATTCGCCTGGCTGGCCAACGGACTGCTGGCATTCCTTCAGTTCCTGCATTGGATCGTGCGCGACTGGGGTCTGGCGATCATGGGACTTGTCGCGATCGTGCGGACGATTCTGCATCCGTTGACCAAGCGTTCGCAGGTCAACATGATGAAGGTCAGCCGGCAGATGGCCTCGCTCAAACCCGAGTTGGAGCGCCTCAAGGTCAAGTACAAGGACAATCCTCAGAAGCTCAATCAGGAAACGATGGCCCTGTATCGCGAGAAGAACGTCAACCCCGCCGCGATGGGCCTCGGCTGCCTGCCGATGCTCTTTCAGATGCCCATCTGGTTCGCCCTGTACGCCATGCTCTTTTTCGCCATTCAGCTCCGCCACCAGCCCGCGTTCTACGACGTGTTCCACTCGATCGGACAATGGTTCGGCTTCAACTGGCAGTTCCTCCGCGACCTTTCCTCGCAGGATAATTTCATCACCTTCCCCGAGACGCACCTGGGCTTCGTGACGATCTCGAGCATCAACATCATCCCGATCCTCATGTCGTTCGTGTTCTTCATTCAGCAGAAGTACACCACGCAGACGACGCCGGCGATGAACGAGCAGGCGGAGCAGCAGCAGAAGATGATGAAGTTCATCGCGCCGCTGTTTCCGTTCCTCTTCTACAAGATGCCCTGCGGCCTGACGCTCTACATCCTCGTGTCCACCAGCGTGGGCATCATCGAGTCCAAGCGCGTCCGGGCGCACATCAAGGAGATGGAGGACCGCGGCGACTTTGACGCGGGGTCGATGGGCAAGGGCGGGGGCAACAGCCCCAAGAGCGGCGGATTCTGGGACCGCGTCATGAAAGCCGCCGAGGAACGTCAGCGCCAGGCGCAGGCCGCCAAGGGCGGCGGGCCGGGCCCGCGCGGCGGCAAGCGTCGCAAGTGA